The Thermotoga neapolitana DSM 4359 sequence GTTTCGATGGCAAAAAGTACAGAAAGTTCCATGTGAGGATCGAGTTCGACAAGACACCTGGAGTGAACGAGCTCCACATAGGTGTAGTTGGAGACCACCTGGAGTATGATGGGCCGATTTTCATCGATAATGTGAGGCTCTATAAAAAATCTTCTTGAGGAGGCTGAATGATGTTGAGGGTTTTCAGTGAAAAGATCCCAAACATTCCCTGGGAGGAAAGGCCAGAGGGTCACACAGGACCTCTGTGGAGGTACAGTAAAAACCCCATAATCGGAAGAAATCCCGTTCCGAAGGGTGCGAGGGTGTTCAACTCTGCCGTTGTGCCGTACAACGGAGAATTCGTGGGAGTTTTCAGGATCGATCACAAAAACACCAGACCTTTTCTTCACTTCGGGAGGAGCAAAGACGGAATTCACTGGGAAATAGAACCAGAGGAGATCCAGTGGGTGGATCTGAACGGTAATCCTTTCCAGCCCAGTTATGCTTATGATCCAAGAGTGGTGAAGATAGAGGACACATACTATATAACCTTCTGCACAGATGATCACGGTCCCACGATTGGAGTGGGAATGACAAAGGATTTCAAAACCTTCGTGCGTCTTCCGAATGCCTACGTTCCATTCAACAGGAACGGAGTGCTCTTTCCAAGGAAGATAAACGGAAAGTATGTGATGTTAAACAGGCCGAGTGACAACGGTCATACTCCGTTTGGAGACATCTTCCTCAGTGAAAGCCCGGACATGATTCACTGGGGAAACCACAGATTCGTGATGGGAACAAGCAGTTACAACTGGTGGGAAAATCTCAAGATAGGAGCGGGCCCATATCCAATAGAAACGAGCGAGGGATGGCTCCTTATCTACCATGGTGTGACTCTCACCTGCAATGGATACGTTTACAGTTTTGGAGCCGCTCTTCTCGATCTGAACGATCCCAGTAAGGTTCTTTACAGGTCGAAGTACTATCTTTTAACACCGGAGGAGGATTACGAAACGATTGGATTTGTTCCAAACGTGGTTTTCCCCTGCGCTGCGC is a genomic window containing:
- a CDS encoding glycoside hydrolase family 130 protein → MRVFSEKIPNIPWEERPEGHTGPLWRYSKNPIIGRNPVPKGARVFNSAVVPYNGEFVGVFRIDHKNTRPFLHFGRSKDGIHWEIEPEEIQWVDLNGNPFQPSYAYDPRVVKIEDTYYITFCTDDHGPTIGVGMTKDFKTFVRLPNAYVPFNRNGVLFPRKINGKYVMLNRPSDNGHTPFGDIFLSESPDMIHWGNHRFVMGTSSYNWWENLKIGAGPYPIETSEGWLLIYHGVTLTCNGYVYSFGAALLDLNDPSKVLYRSKYYLLTPEEDYETIGFVPNVVFPCAALCDSETGRVAIYYGAADTHVAVAFGYIDEIVEFVKRNSM